A window of Hymenobacter siberiensis genomic DNA:
GGCTTCCAGGCAGCTCACCATTTTCACGGTGCCGCCCCAGGTGCGAAAGTCCTTCGCCGACAGCTGCAGGCCCGTGTGCCGGTGCAGATAGTCGTTCACGTCACCCGATTCCAGGGCGTGACGCTGCCCATCGGCCGAGTAGAACTGGAACAGGTGCTGGCCCGGAATTTCCTTGCACTTGCGCACCAGCCGGGCCAGCCGGGCATCGTGCAGGGTCACATCGTGCGGCACCCCTTTTTTGCCCACAAAGCTGAAATTGACCTTGGCTCCTTCGATGGCGACGTGCTTATCCTGCAAGGTGCTAAGGCCGTAGCTGGGCTTCGACTTGCCGTTTTTCTTCGCGTACTCCTTGTTGCCGACGCGAATAAAAGATTGGTCCATGAGCGTGAGCACCAGGGCCACCACTTTTTCACGGTCTAGGGCGGCGCGGCGCAGGTCTTTGCTGAGCTGCTCGCGCAACGGCCCCAGCTTTTCGCCGAAGGTGCGCAGGCGCGAGAACTTGGTGAGGCTGCGCACTTCGTCCCAGGCCGGGTGGTAGCTGGTACTGCTTGCGGCCGAGGGTGTCATGGCTCGTTACCTGGAGGTGCGTGGTGGCCGAGGGCGAAATCCAGACCTGCGTCCAGGCCGGCGGAATCACGAAGCTGGCGATGCGGTCCAGCGTTTTTGGGTCGCTTACTTTCTGGCCTTTCGCGTCGTGGTAGGTGAAGTGGCCGGCGCGGGTAGGCTTGCGGGTCAAGCCGGGGCCCTGGTCGGTGGCGTAGCGCAGGCCGGCCATTTCGGCCTGCCGGGCGGGGTCTTTGTACACAATATGCGCTTCTTCCTGCGGCTGAAGCAACTTTTTGCGGGTTTTGGGGTGGGCAGCGGTGGACATGGATAGCAGTGTAGGAGCCTTGGATTTGGGCGTCGGGTTTTTACGAAAAAAGGCAATTCGCGGCCATGCCGCCGTAGCGCGAACTTTTGGTCCGCGTCGCCCGCGCCGTTCAATTGTCGTGCGGCCACGCGGACTAAAATTCCGCGCTACAGCTATCCGCCGTAGGTTTGCCCCATGAAGCTGCCTGTTGCCCTTTCCAGTCTCACCGAGTGGACCGACCATTTATTCACCCGCTTTTCGGCCCGGCGCGGCTGGCTGCGGCCCCTCCAGATTGACGCTTACCGCAGCTATGGCACCGCCGCGAAGTTTTATATCAAAGGCCGCCTCCTGGCCGACCCCGGCCTGACCGCCGCCACCGCCACCGACTCGCGCTGGCGCAATTTCCGCAGCATGGTACGGCGCTTCAACAGCCGCGAAGTAGCCGGGGCCGACCTCGTCGCCGAACTGCCCGACGGCAGCCAACACCTCGTCACCACCGACGACGAAGGCTATTTCACCCTCGTTATCGAGCCGCACACGCTGCCCGCGCCCCTGGCCTACCTCTGGTACCCGGTGCCGGTGCGGGTGGCCCGGCTGCCCCAATTCCTGAAGCTGCCACCCGAGGCCATTGCCACCGAGGCCGCCGTGCTGGTGCCGCCCGCCAGCGCCGAGTTTGGCGTGATTTCCGACCTCGACGACACGGTATTCGAAACAAGTGCCACCAATATTTTTAAAATGCTGGGCCGGGTGCTGTTCAGCAATGCGCAGTCGAAACAGCCGTTTGAGGGAGTGGCCGAGTTCTACCGCCGGCTCCAGCGGGGCCGCAATGGCCAGCCCGACAACCCGTTTTTCTTCGTCAGCAGCAGCCCGTGGAACCTCTACGACCTGCTGGCTGAGTTCCTGCGGCTGCACGAAATCCCCACTGGCCCGCTCCTGCTGCGCGACCTGAGTATTGCCCGCCCCAAAACCACGCCCCCGCCCGGCGTCACGGGCTCGGCCGCCATCCATTTCGCCCACAAGCTGCACGAAATCGACAACCTGCTCACCACCTACCCCCAGCTGCCCTTCGTGCTCCTCGGCGACAGCGGCCAGGAAGACGCCCGCATCTACCGCGAAGTAGTGCGGCGGCACCCCAGCCGCATTCTGGCCATTTACATCCGGGATGTGCAGGTGCCAGCGCGGGCCCTGCTGGTGGGGCCAATTGTGGAGGAGCTGGGCCGGGAGAACGTGCCCATGCTGCTGGTAGCGGAATACGCCGCGGCCGCGGCGCACGCGGCGGCGCTGGGGCTGGTGGTGTAGCAACACAGCCGAGCACGTCGATACAAGCAGGCCGCCTATTGGCTGTTCGTGTGGTCGGCCACTACCACCCATTTCCCGCCAATCTGCCGCAACACCAACAGGAAATACCCCTGCAAATCGCCCAGCGCCGCTGGCCGTGCCAGGTGCCAGTGCCCCACCACCTGCGCGGCGCTCGGTGCTAGCAGCGACACCCGCAGGCCGCTGAAATCCAGCTTGCCCATGGCGGCGGCATCGGGGTAGTTTTTCTGGTAATTGGCCAGGGTGGGCTGCCAGCCATACGTGGGGCCCTTGCGGCCGATGAACACCAGCGAATCAGACTGCCAGTACCCCTGCATAAAGCCGGGGATATCGCCCCGGTTCCAAGCCGCCGTTTGGGTGGTGAGCACCTGCACAATGGCCCGGCGGGCCGCCTCCGGGCTGGTTTTGGGGGGTGTGTGGGCGGCGGCGCAGTGCGTACCGGCCAGACAGGCCAGCAGGCCGAGTATCGTGTTTGGAGTTGCCATTGGGTTATTGAATGCGTGAAGCTACGCTGATAAATGATGTCCCAATCTCGCAAAAAACCTGAATTAATTGCTCCGGCACATAGCCAAAACGGCGCAACGACTGTTCTACTGATGTCTCAGCCAGTGCTTAAACGACCTCCATTACAAAACGTCCACCCCATGCCTGAATCAACCTTAACCGACCAAGACATCGACCGCATTATCGAAATGGCCTGGGAAGACCGGACGCCTTTTGAAGCCATTGAGGCGCAGTTCGGACTCGCCGAAGAAGCCGTTATCAAGCTGATGCGCCGCGAGTTGAAGGCGTCATCCTGGCGCATGTGGCGCGCTCGTGTGCAGGGCCGCGCCACCAAGCACCAGGCCAAAAGCCGGGTCACTGATGCGCGCTTCAAATCGACGTTGCAGCGCAGCATCACCTTCAACAAAATTTCCAAACGCGGCTAAGCGAGCAGCCAACGGCTCATTTCAGCATTTCGGCCACGTAGCGCGTGCCGCCCAGGCGGCGCATGTTGCGCAACACCCGCAGCTGCTTGGCCCGCGCTACGGGCCCGGGGTTCGAGGCCCGGAAGCGGAGCGGGTTGGGCAGCACCCCCGCCAGCAGCGCGGCCTCGGCGGGGCTTACCTGGCTGGCGGGCTTGCCAAAGTAGCGCTGGCTGGCGGCCTCCACCCCAAAGGTGCAATCGCCCATTTCGGCCACGCTGAGATACATTTCCATGATGCGGCGCTTGCTCCAGAGCGTCTCAATCAGAACCGTAAAATACGCTTCGGCGGCCTTGCGCACGTAGCTGCGGCCCTGCCACAGAAACACGTTTTTGGCCACCTGCTGCGAAATGGTGCTGCCGCCCACGATGTGCTTGCCGTCGCCGTTCCAGTTGCGTTTGGCCGCGCTGGTCAGGGCATCGAGGTCGAAGCCGTGGTGAATGAGGAAGCGCTGGTCTTCGGCCGCCACCAGGGCCAGGGGCACGCTGGGCGACACCTCATCCAGGGTGCGGAAGCGGTAGCGAATGTGCCGGGGCTCCTCCTGAATGCCATAGTAGCCCAGCCCCACGGGCGCGTGGGCGCGGCGGTCCAGCATCAGCCAGGTGGCGGGCGGGGCCACCCAGCGGTAAATCAGCACCCAGGCCAACGAAGTTAGAAACAGTGCCGCCGCTACTTGGAGCAGCAGGCGGCCGGTTTTTTTGAGGAGTACGGAAACGTCGGGAATCAGCTTGGCAGATGGCATGGAGCACAAAAGTAGCGGGGCCGGCGGGGTTTCGGCTTTCGCCCCTACCTTGCCGGTGGCTTCATCAGCCGTAGGCTCCGGCCCGCTGCCCAAAACCCAACCACCGGTTCCGATTGTTGAGCCGGTAGTTACATCCCTTATCCGTTTCGCTACTCATGGCTCGCCTGATTCCGCTGTTTCCCCTAAATCTGGTCGTTTTTCCGGGCGAAAAACTGAACCTGCACATCTTCGAGCCCCGCTACCGACAGCTGGTGCGCGAGTGCATCGAGCAGAATACCACCTTTGGCATCTCGCCCTATCTCGACAATTCCCTGAGCGAGTTGGGCACCGAAATGCGCCTCATCAGCGTGGAGCAAACCTACGCCAGCGGCGAGCTCGACATTCGGACCAAAGCCGTGGGCGTGTTCCGCATCAACAAATTCTACCGCCAGACCCCCGGCAAGCTCTACGCCGGCGGCCTCGTCGAAGACGTGGTGCAGGACGAAGTACCCGACCCGGTTCTGCGCGAAATAATCACCAAGCAGGTGCGCCAGCTCTACGAAGCCCTCGGCCTGCGCAAGCTCCTGCTGGAGCTGGCCCCCGACTACTGCATCTTCGACGTAGCCCACCACATCGGCTTCAGCACCGAGCAGGAATACCAGCTCCTGGCCACCACCAGCGAGCAGGAACGCCAGGAGATGGTGCGCGAGCACCTCGATACCATCCTGCCCGTCGTGCTCGAAACCGAGCGCCTCAAAGACCGGGTGCGCCTCAACGGCCACTTCAAAAACCTAACACCACCTAACTTCTAAATCACCGATTAATCGGTGATTTATTGCTTGAGGCCAGCTGGCACGCCCTGCGGATATTCTGCCGCAATCTCCTTTTCCAGCTCGCCGATGCGGTTGCCTGGGTTGGGGTGCGTACTCAGGAATTCGGGGGTTGAGCTGCGGCCGCCCTGCTGCTCCAGCATCTTCATCACCTGAATCATGGCGCGGGGGTCATAGCCGGCTTTGGGCGTGAAGTCCACGGCCAGCTTATCGGCT
This region includes:
- a CDS encoding App1 family protein, with the protein product MKLPVALSSLTEWTDHLFTRFSARRGWLRPLQIDAYRSYGTAAKFYIKGRLLADPGLTAATATDSRWRNFRSMVRRFNSREVAGADLVAELPDGSQHLVTTDDEGYFTLVIEPHTLPAPLAYLWYPVPVRVARLPQFLKLPPEAIATEAAVLVPPASAEFGVISDLDDTVFETSATNIFKMLGRVLFSNAQSKQPFEGVAEFYRRLQRGRNGQPDNPFFFVSSSPWNLYDLLAEFLRLHEIPTGPLLLRDLSIARPKTTPPPGVTGSAAIHFAHKLHEIDNLLTTYPQLPFVLLGDSGQEDARIYREVVRRHPSRILAIYIRDVQVPARALLVGPIVEELGRENVPMLLVAEYAAAAAHAAALGLVV
- a CDS encoding TIGR03643 family protein, producing the protein MPESTLTDQDIDRIIEMAWEDRTPFEAIEAQFGLAEEAVIKLMRRELKASSWRMWRARVQGRATKHQAKSRVTDARFKSTLQRSITFNKISKRG
- the mtgA gene encoding monofunctional biosynthetic peptidoglycan transglycosylase, producing MPSAKLIPDVSVLLKKTGRLLLQVAAALFLTSLAWVLIYRWVAPPATWLMLDRRAHAPVGLGYYGIQEEPRHIRYRFRTLDEVSPSVPLALVAAEDQRFLIHHGFDLDALTSAAKRNWNGDGKHIVGGSTISQQVAKNVFLWQGRSYVRKAAEAYFTVLIETLWSKRRIMEMYLSVAEMGDCTFGVEAASQRYFGKPASQVSPAEAALLAGVLPNPLRFRASNPGPVARAKQLRVLRNMRRLGGTRYVAEMLK
- a CDS encoding YybH family protein → MATPNTILGLLACLAGTHCAAAHTPPKTSPEAARRAIVQVLTTQTAAWNRGDIPGFMQGYWQSDSLVFIGRKGPTYGWQPTLANYQKNYPDAAAMGKLDFSGLRVSLLAPSAAQVVGHWHLARPAALGDLQGYFLLVLRQIGGKWVVVADHTNSQ
- a CDS encoding DNA topoisomerase IB, encoding MRSLTKFSRLRTFGEKLGPLREQLSKDLRRAALDREKVVALVLTLMDQSFIRVGNKEYAKKNGKSKPSYGLSTLQDKHVAIEGAKVNFSFVGKKGVPHDVTLHDARLARLVRKCKEIPGQHLFQFYSADGQRHALESGDVNDYLHRHTGLQLSAKDFRTWGGTVKMVSCLEAVLNEEPELAPEKVIKKAVKEVAIGLGNTPTVCSKYYIHPQVVELFKSGQLIDYLREHDAQAQANDPLTPVERLVLKMLVQA
- a CDS encoding LON peptidase substrate-binding domain-containing protein, whose translation is MARLIPLFPLNLVVFPGEKLNLHIFEPRYRQLVRECIEQNTTFGISPYLDNSLSELGTEMRLISVEQTYASGELDIRTKAVGVFRINKFYRQTPGKLYAGGLVEDVVQDEVPDPVLREIITKQVRQLYEALGLRKLLLELAPDYCIFDVAHHIGFSTEQEYQLLATTSEQERQEMVREHLDTILPVVLETERLKDRVRLNGHFKNLTPPNF